Below is a window of Desmonostoc muscorum LEGE 12446 DNA.
TAAAAATCAAGGCAATGCCAGTGCCGGTTATAGCTACACAGCATTTTATCTTTCCAAAGATACCATTTTAGATAGTTCTGATACCTACTTAACTTACGACTATGTGAATTCCCTATCAGCCGGAACCACTAGCTTAGAATCTGCTTCTGTTTACCTTGACAGTAGTTTGAGTTCAGGAACTTACTATCTGTTTGCTGAAGCTGATGGCTGGGACGATGTAGCAGAGAGTAATGAAAATAACAACCTCGTTTATAAAACCATTACTATTACCAAACCAGACTTAGTTATCAGCAGCATCTCGGCCACATCTGGAATCGCTGGTAATTATCTCAACTTCAGTTACAACATTAAGAATCAAGGAACGGGTGGTGCTGGTTATAGCTACAGTGCATTCTATCTTTCCAAAGATACCACTTTAGATAGTTCTGATACCTACTTAACTTACGACTATGTGAATTCCCTATCAGCCGGAACCACTAGTTTAGAATCTGCTTCTGTTTACCTTGACGCTAGTCTGAGTGCAGGAACTTACTATCTGTTTGTTCAAGCTGACGGCTGGAACTATGTAGCTGAGAGTAATGAAAATAACAACCTCGCTTATAAAGCGATTACCGTTAACAAACCAGACCTAGTTATCAGCAGCATCTCAGCCACATCTGGAACCGCTGGTAGTTATCTCAATTTCAGTTACAACATTAAAAATCAAGGAACAGGTAGTGCTGGTTATAGCTACAGTGCATTCTATCTTTCCAAAGATAACAAGTTAGATAGTTCCGATACCTATTTAGATTACGACTATGTGAGTTCCTTGACAGCTGGAACCACTAGCACAGAATCTGCTTCCGTTTACCTTGATAGCAGTCTGAGTGCAGGAACTTACTATCTGTTTGCTGAAGCTGATGGTTGGGACTATGTAGCAGAGAATAATGAAAATAACAACCTTGCTTATAAAGCGATTACCATTGGTTCCCCGAAACAAGACTTAGTTATCACCAGCATCTCAGCCACATCTGGAACTGCTGGAAGTTATCTCAACTTCAGTTACAACATTAAGAATCAAGGCACAGCTAGTGCTGGTTACAGCTACACTGCATTTTATCTGTCTACAGATGCGAAGTTAGATAGCTCTGATATCTATTTAGATTACGACCATGTAAGTTCTTTATCAGCTGGAGTTTCTAGTAATAGATCTGCTTCTGTTTACCTTGACAGTAGTCTCAAATCAGGAACTTACTATCTGTTTGCCGCAGCAGATGACTGGGATGATGTAGCGGAGAGTAATGAAAATAACAACATTGCTTATAAAGCAATTACCATTGGTGGAGCTGCCAAACCAGACCTTGTAATCAGCAGCATTTCAGCTACATCAGGAACATCAGGTAGTAATCTCAATTTCACTTACAAGATTAAGAATCAAGGCACTGCAACGGCGAACAGTAATTCCACACAATTTTATCTTTCCAAAGATACAGCTTTAGATAGCTCCGATACTTACTTAGGGTCAGATTCCGTCAGTTCCTTAGCAGCTGGAGTTTCCAGTTCCGAATCAGCTTCTGTAGCTCTGGCCAGCACTCTGGCTTCAGGGACTTACTATCTCATTGCTAAAGCTGATGGTGGAAGCACAATTTCCGAAAGTAATGAAAATAATAATCTTGCCTATCAAGCTATTACCATTACTGCACCTGCCAAGCCAGACTTAATAATTAGTAGCATCACAGCTAGTTCTGGCGTAGCTGGAACTAATCTCAGTTTCACTTATAAAATTAAGAATCAAGGAACAGTTAGCGCGAGTGGCAGTTCCACTGGATTCTATCTTTCCAAAAATACGACTTTCGATAGTTCCGATATCTACTTAGGCTTAGATACTGTCAGTTCATTAGCCGCTGGAGTTACCAATACAGAATCTGCTTCTGTGGCTCTGAGTAGCACTCTGATTTCCGGAACTTACTATCTCTTTGCTAAAGCTGATGGTGAGAACAAAATTTCCGAAAGTAATGAAAACAACAATCTTGCCTATCAAACAATTACGATTAAAGGATCTGATGGTGGTGCAGACTGGTATAGCGACAATCTCCAAGATGCTGGACTAATTGATTTGACTCGTACCCTTGCAGGCGATGGGAATTTGAGTCGCAACGACATGATTTCTTTGTTCCGTAATGCTAAAGATGGTGCTGTTATTGATGCCAAGGAACTCACTGATCTCCGCACCATTGTTAGTAATGCTACCCGCTTTACCATGCAAGATCATGTTCGGGTTCTCTCGAATTACGTGGTTAACGGGAATCCGGCTAACCAGTGGTGGACAGGAGGTGCAACCACCCGCACAGCATTAGGGAATCTTTTTGCAGGTAGTAGTGACACCCAATTAGAAAAACTCATCGGCAAATGGTTCTTGGGAAGCGATCGCCCCAACCCACTATCACAAGGGGATATCGCTCGTGGAGATGAGGGGATTAACGCTGGCGATAAAACTTATCGAGCCGTTAGTGGGTCTTTATTCCAAAATGGCATTAGTGCAGACGATATCAATCAAGGAGCTGCGGGGACTTGCTATTATTTGGCAACCCTATCTTCTATTGCCCTCGAAAAACCTTCTTACATCCAAAATATGTTTATCGACAATGGGGACAATACCTACACTGTTCGCTTTTTCAATAATGGTGTAGCGAATTATGTCACAGTTGATAAGTACTTACCTACTGATTCTTTTGGGCAGTTAGTTTACGCCAGTTCTGGTCAGTCATACAACGATTCAACCAATGAATTATGGGTAGCCTTAGCTGAAAAAGCTTATGCCCAATTAGCAGAGTCCGGTTGGAGTCGCCCTGATAACGTTAGTAATGGCTACGGCTCTATTGACGGTGGATGGATGGATTATGTGATTGAACAGGTAACTGGTTTAAGCGCGACATTCCAAGAGATTGCCAACATGAATAAAACTCAGCTAATTAACTTAGTTAATACCAACCAGATATTAACAGCTGGGTTTGTTTATGGAGCAGGGTACGGTGTGGTTAATAGTCATGCCTATACTATTACTGCTTACAATGCGACAACTGGCAAGTTCCATTTACGAAATCCTTGGGGAAATACTGACGCGGATGTAACGTGGGAGCAGTTGCTTAGTCTTAAGGCTATTATTATCTGGTCAAATACTTAGTCTAATTGAGGAATAATCTTTCCCTAAATTTCGGGTACAGACGATCATATCCGTCTGTACCTGATTATCCTCAGAGCAAGTTTAAAGAGAGAATTGACTGTGATGAAAATTCAACTCTTAGTAAAGATTCTGGCTTTATTGATGTTAGTAGAGACAACAACTGCTTGTGGATTTTCTTCTACTTATGCCAATAATCAACCGCATTCTTCACCTACATTGATAATGACTAATAATACTGCTTTAGTCAAAAAAGTAACTCTCATTGCTAGAGAAGAAAATTTACCACCTTTGGGCGTTCCTGTTGATCCCCAACGTAATATTGGGTTTGCCTCGGTCTTTGTCCGTCTGGAAAATCCCCAAGAAACTCCTGTAACTGTAACCATTACTAAGGTTGAAATTCGCAATTTATCAGACGGGAAATTACAAGATTTTCAGCAAACACCCCAGAAAATTGAGTTAAAACCCTTAGAAAATTCTGAGTTGGCTTTTCAGCTGACTAACAAAAGAGGTTATGCAGGAAAGGATAAGGTTAAAGCAATTGTCACTTATCAAATAGAAGATCAAAGTAGCATTATCGAATCAGATGCGGTTGAAGTTACTCATTGATTAAAACTCATCAATTCACATAAGCTAGGGCAAAGCGTTCAATTCCAGCTAAATCAGCGTGAATTTGAATATTGGAATAATTACCTTGATTTTGCAAAAGTTCTCGCACTGCATCCGCCTGTCCTGCCATCATCTCAATCAGCCACACACCACCAGGTTGCAAATAGCTAGGAGAGATTTCTATCAAATGGCGAATGCAATCTAAGCCATCAGCGCCACCATCCAAAGCTAGATGTGGTTCATGTTTAACTACTTCTGGTTGCAAACTAGGTAAGGTACTGGTGGGTATGTAAGGGGGATTCGACACCATACCACTGAACTGACCTTTGAGGAATGCCAGTGGCTCCCACCAGGAACCTTGATAAAATCGAATGCGGTCAGCAAAACCCAAATTCTGGGCGTTGGCTTGAGCGATCGCCAAAGCTTCAACACTGTAATCTACAGCATGAATTGTTGCCTTTGGCAAGACATCTGCTAGTCCGATGGCGATCGCTCCACTGCCGGTACCCAAATCCGCCCAGTGTCCTGAAGCATTGCCCGCAACGGCTACAGCCAAATCAATTAAGCACTCTGTTTCTGGTCGGGGAATCAAAACCGCATTCGATACGGCGATTTTAAACTGACGCCAAGGTGTAGCTTTGGTAATATACTGCACTGGCAAACGTTCATTTAATCGCCTCTGCCACAACTGATCTAACTCTTCCAGAGGCAATTGCATCTGAATTTGCGGCCAATTTTTAAAAGACTCCAAACGGAGTGCCAAACGGTCTAATCCAGCTACTTCAAGAAGCAGCCAATCTACCTCCGTTGGTGGAACATCAGTGGCGATCGCTGCAACGAGGGCTGCATTCCGCCACTGCCAAAGTTGTAAACCAGAAACTATCAGATGTTTCTCCCCCATGCTTCAACCTTGGAGTGCATAACCGTTATTTTTTCGGAGCGGGCGCAGCTGGTGACTGATTCGGGGCTAGGGAGCGAATAAAATTGATCGACTCGCGCGATGGATACAAAACAATTTTATTGATACTAGGATCGTTGCTAGTATTGAGAGCCTCCATAACACCGTACAAATCCACCACCTGAATTTCAGTGTTCTCTGCTTCCTTGGGCACAGCTTTTTTAAATTCGTCTAACAGAGCCACTGCTTGCTCTTTCTCAAAAAAGAAAGGGATATAGCGATCGTTACCTTTTGCGAGGGGAATGGTTAGATAGCTATTATCTTTTTTAAATTTGGGCACAAACAACGGAATACCGTTGAATTGCTCAACTTTTTTACCATTTGCGTTCACCATACTTGTTGCCGACGCTACCTGTTGTTGGGTCGGGACTAAAGTATAAATTACTGAATCTGACTTCTTTTTGCTTTCCAGGACTATCTTATAGTAGTCTGCCAAAGACAAAGGTCTTACCTGTAGCGTGCTTGCAAGTTGAGGATTTTCTTTTTTCAGCCGATTATCAAGAAATTTTTGAGCATCTTGCTTGCTAATAAAAAATCCCACTTGAGAGACGGTCTTGGATTGGTTATTCCTTGAAAGAACTACGAATTCCCCTTTAGGATTTGTGAGAGTGAATACGGGTACTTCTTGTAGCTTTTTCACTACCTGATCTTGTGGTAAAGCCACCGCCTCTAGATTGCCTAGTCCTGGTAGATTACCTATTCCTGAAAGCCCTCCTAAAAAGATACTTCCAGCTATACCTAATGTTGCGCCCCAACGAACGAATGATTTCATGACTGCTCCTCGCATCAAAAATACAATTAAACTAATGGTTGGATTTGCACAGCACCAACTAGCTTCAGTTATATAGCAATCTATTTTAGTTGTGAAAATTTTTTTGTAAATAACTCATGATGTCAGTTGACTGTTAAAAGTCAACGATCAAAGTAAAATAATCCCAACTATTTAGGATTGTTATGATATCGCTTTTCTCAATACACTGTGCTAAAGTTGTGCTTTTGTCGATTAGAAACCTTAGAGCGGCGGTTCCCGCAGTTCTAACTTTGGGCTTCCGACCCAAGGGGATAGGAACGCACTGGCTCGACTTTTGTCTCCGACACGCTGCGCGAACGCAAAATCTAAAATCCAAAATTGTCTGACTTTCTCTGATATTGGGTGACGCTATGATTTTATCAATCGTTCCATCTGGGGTTAGCTAAATATCTTCTTCAATTTATACAAAGTACAGTATCAGAAATATCTTATTGCTCAAGGATGAAATTTACCTAACCATGCTTTAAAAGCTAGCCCAAGAGCAAAATTGCCAAATTGATTTTCTGCGTAAAAATATGCAATTAAATTGCACACCTTAGCAACCAACCCTAGTCTATTAGCCCTAAATGATGGGAACTTTTCAAAAATTTTGTAGATTTAATTTACTGCTGACACAGAAAAATCTCAACAAAGTGATTGGCTCTACATGCCCATGTATAGAGACTTGCTAACAGTTACCGTGGGCGATGATAATTTAGTAAATTTTGATTTTTTAATTTGATATTCTAATCAAACCAAAATTTATTAATCACTTTGGGTTAATCAATCAAATATATTAATTAAATCGGGATGACAGGATTTGAACCTGCGGCATCCTGCTCCCAAAGCAGGCGCGCTACCAAGCTGCGCTACATCCCGGCTATAACCTATCTACTTTTTGTGGTTCGGTTTTAACTTTCTCAGCAGAAGCATTAATGTGATTGTACCACATAAGACTGCTCATGCACAACCTTCTTTATCCTTTGTAAAGACAAGATACACAGCATCTTTACATTGAATAAAGGTTTTTCGGCCGACTGTGTTTTACAAGACATTTATTTGCTTGTATGTCGGCTGAACTTTCCCAAACCACATCAAAATAATAGACCTTTACTACTATACCCGATTTTATTGTGCAAATCGGGCTTTATTTGAGTTGGGTATTAGTGAGGATACCAGAACATGCCTTTGATGCCTTCCGGATCTGGCATAAACCCCATAGTTCGGTAGAAATCTACAACATGAGGATCGGCGAAGAGAGTCACATTGCTAATCTCTTCACTCCTCAGTTTTTTGAGGACGTATTTCATCAGCGCCTTGCCCAGTCCTTGACTTTGAAAGTCCGGGTGAACCACCACATCCCAAATAGTGGCATTAAAAGCGTGATCTGATGTAGCGCGGGCAAAACCAATGAGCCGCTTTTGGTTTCCTCTCACCTGCCACATTGAGGCGACGAGAAAACTATGCTCGATGGCTTTTTTCACTTTTCTTAAAGGACGACGCGACCAACCTACTGCATCACAGAGTTCTTCTAGTTCATACAGATCGATATCTCGCTCTGTACTGAAGACGATGCGAGCCTCCTTTGAAGAAGCTTCGCTAACACTACCGGGGCTAGAGTTACCCGCAGTTTGTGCTGTATGTTCTTCAAAAGGGTTTGTCCTAGTTGTCGCTACAGACTCAGGAGTACTAAACCAAGTTTTCCAAAAACCCATGCCAACGTGGTTCGGGTAATATAACTAAAATTGGTTTCCACTCTCAGGAGTGTTGATTCATGTTTAACGTAGCTAGCCCCATTTACTACCCCTGACACTCAAAATTTTTGGGTTGTTTTCGAGATTTGTAATGGTAACAGCTACTTAGGGCATGTTTCACACCAATCATCTTCAACTTTAGCATTTTGTTGTAAACCCTAGTAAAAATTCACGAAAAGGGAAGAATATAAGTAATTCAAAATCATCCCCTGTTGTGATTCCTCTGTCTGACTCTGCGGGAAACGACCCAAGCCGCTGCTGTGACTTTTCTCGAAATAAATATAGAAAACCCAATTCTGGCAAAGATCCTGTGAATTGTTCGTATGCAGCTTAAATGCACGTTAGCTTAAGAGTGAATTGTATATCAGGGATTTGAATAGCCGGGAAAAATTTTCCCACTCCCCAGTTCCCAATACCCAGTCCCTAGTCCCCAGGTGACGAAAGCAAGCGAGTCTTACCTTAAAAATGGCTTCTGGTTTAAAATCTTCGACACTGGAACTCCTAAAGCGCTTTAATCGAGCGTTTCCCCAGTTTTATGAGCAATTCGTCAGCAGTGAGATTCAACTGCAAAATTTACGGCTAGCCTACCGTCTCTATAAAACTAGACGCGCTGTGATTGAACTGAAACCTGAAGGTAGCAAAAGTGCTTTGCATTTTGCCTACCGCAACCAGTCTTTTCTGCTCAGCGATATTTTTGGTGTACTAGCAGCTTATGGTTTAACAATCCACGGTCTGAGTTTATACGGTCAGATCCGTCCGCCGATGTTAGTTTTTATCAAACTGCTGGTATCACGTGGTAGTAAAGCCTTGACCGATAAAACGGCAGAAAATGTTTGTCGTGCGATTCGTGAGGCTTTAGGAGGTCGGTTTGAGGTAGAAGAAATGCTGGCAGTAGAATTCAATCTTGATACTGGGTTAGAGCAGGTACAAACTGAGTTCTATGTCGATCCGGTTTTTCATCTCCCTGCCCTAGTGATTGAAGCCGATAATCAACCAGGATTATTTTACAAAGTGATGTACGCCATCTGGCAGGAAGATCTGCTGGTAGTCAATGCCAATTTACTTGTTTGGCGAGGACGTACACGGCTAATTCTCTACTTGTTGGGGCCTAATGAAAGTCTGATTCCTGAATATCTGGGTCACAAAATTGCTGAAGGGGTGCGACAAAGGTTGCTGGGTAAATGAAAACACTCCTGATTTCTCGCCGAATTTTAGATTTTAAATTTTGGATTTTGGATTGAATGATTCAAAGTTTCCAAAGGTCTGTTTGCCCAGTGTCTTGTTTCAGAAGCCTGGGAATTCATTCGTGAACAAATTTAAAATTATTTATTACCGTGCCTTGAGGCATAGGGTCAATCCAAAATCCAAAATCCAAAATGCTTTTCTGACACTTTGTATTTAGTCGCACCCACCCTTAGGGGTACGATATAGGTATGGCAACTATTGAAATCTTGGGCGTTCCACACGCATACGAGCTAACGGCTCCCACTTCCTGCCCCGATGCTTTAGTATTTATCCACGGTTGGCTTAATAGCCGTGGATATTGGCAACCTGTGATTTCCCGCCTATCAGATGATTTGCAGTGCCTGTCCTATGATTTGCGGGGTTTTGGTGAATCCCAGTCCCAGGTAAAAACTGATTTTAGTCGGGCACAAACGTCTGTGAGTCTGATGCCCATCTCCAGTGATGGGGTTGGCTCGCCTTTCGATTCTCTTTATACTCCTGCTGCCTATGCTCAGGATTTAGCAATTCTGTTGGAACAGCTAAATATTACTAGTGCTTGGCTAATTGGTCACTCTTTGGGAGGTACGATCGCTCTATGGGGAGCAGATCAAATGCCTGAGTGTGTTAAAGGAGTTATCTGTATTAACGCTGGTGGCGGTATTTACCTCAAAGAAGCTTTTGAGCAGTTTCGCTCGGCGGGTCAGAAATTTTTGCAAATCCGTCCGCGCTGGCTGTCCCAAGTGCCTTTGATTGATTTGCTGTTTACCAGAGCCAGTGTGGCACGGCCTTTAGAGCGCTATTGGGCACGTCAGCGGGTGATTGATTTCGTCGTGGCTGACCCAGAAGCAGCGCTGGGAGCTTTGTTAGACTCCACAACCGAAGAAGAAATCAACCGTTTACCTGAGCTAGTATCCCAACTTAAGCAGCCAGTTTATTTTTTGGCTGGCGCCGAAGACAAAGTTATGGAACCGAAATATGTCCGTCATTTAGCTAGCTTTCACAGACTGTTTCAATACTGTGGTGACAATGTTTTAGAAATTCCTAATTGCGGACACTTAGCTATGTTAGAGCAGCCAGATGCAGTAGCTGATTACATCCGGTCGATAGTTAAAAGTCAATAGGTATTGGGTACTGGGTATTGGGGACTGGGTATTGGTTACTGGGTATTGAGAAGAAATTTTCCCAATCCCCAGTCCCCAGTCCCCAGTCCCCAGTCCCCAGTCCCTCATCTCCCCTCACTTTGATACAACTTCATCACCTGACTCAGGGCTAATCTAGATTCAACGCCCAGTGTCAGGGGGGATGTATGACCAGAGGATAGATGTTCGGCGGCGGCACAGCCAATCATGGCGGCGTTGTCAGTACAGAATTTCAAAGGCGGAAATAGGACGCGGAGGTTATGTTGAATGGCGGCGGCTTGGAGGTTTTTTCTCAGACCGCTATTAGCTGCTACACCGCCGCCAACGGCAATTGTATCTAGACCATAGTCTAGGGCACAGGCGATCGCTCTTTTGGTTAGCGATCGCGCTACAGTATCCTGAAAGCTAGCTGCTACATCTGCCACTGGCACTTGTCTACCATCTTTCTCTAACTGCTGTACTAAACGCAATACAGCCGTTTTTAAGCCGCTAAAACTCGCATCATAACGATGAAACCCGCCACCAGGTAAAGAAACTTTTCCTTCTGGTAGGGCAAAGGCTTGGGGATTTCCCTGTTGTGCCAGTTTGTCTATCACTGGGCCGCCCGGATAACCCAGCTTTAATAATCGCGCGACTTTATCAAAGGCTTCACCCGCAGCATCATCACGAGTTTGTCCTAGTGTTTCGTAAATACCACAATCTTTAACAAAAATCAAGCTTGTATGTCCACCTGAAACCAGTAAGCTAAGAAAAGGGGGACTTAAACTTGGCTCACTCAAGTAAGTTGCGTAAATGTGACCTTCGAGATGATGAACTCCCAAAAAAGCTTTGTTGTGTACCATAGCCAGGGTTTTGCCAGCAGTTAATCCCACCAACAGCGCTCCTACGAGTCCAGGGGCACAAGTGGCGGCAATTCCATCAATTTCGCCCCAGTCTAGTTTGGCTTGCTCTAGAGCTTGAGCGATCGCTTGATTGATCGTTTCCAAGTGTTGGCGGGACGCCACTTCTGGCACTACCCCACCATATTGCTGATGGACTGGAATTTGCGAAGCGATGATGCTGCTGCAAACTTGACGATTCTTTACAATTGCAACGGCAGTTTCATCACAGCTGGTTTCTATTGCTAAAACGGTTGTCATTGAGAGTATTTGGTTGAGAAGCTTTAACTTTTATTTACTTAAACTTTACTCGGTTCCCACCCAAGAGTATGATGACTTCCTAGTTATGCAAATAAAGACTGTACAAGCCGCTTCGTTTTGTACAAAGAACTTTTTGTTTTGTAATAAAAGGAAACACTCTATGCGACGATTGTTTGCTTTGATTTTAGCGATTTGTCTTTGGTGCAACTTTGCCCCCCCAGCACAAGCTCTAGGGGCTAACTTGACTCCCTGCAAAGACAATCCTGCTTTTCAAGAGCTAGCAGCTAATGCCCGTAATACCACCGCCGACCCAGAATCAGGGAAGAAGCGATTTGAGCGTTATTCTCAAGCGCTGTGTGGTCCTGAGGGCTACCCTCACTTGATTGTTGATGGCCGTTTAGATCGTGCTGGTGATTTCTTGATCCCCAGCATTCTATTCCTATATATCACTGGTTGGATTGGCTGGGTAGGTCGTACCTATCTGCAAGCGATCAAAAAGGGAGATGACCCTGAACAAAAAGAAATCCAAATCGACCTTGCTTTGGCACTACCGATCATTGCCACAGGCTTTGCTTGGCCAGCAGCAGCAGTCCAAGAATTCCTCTCTGGTAAATTAGCAGCCAAGGATTCAGAAATTCCTGTTTCCCCACGCTAAACCGGTTTTACTAATTCATTTCTTTGGAGACTAAATTCATGGCAGACAAAGGCGACCAATCATCCTATTTGATTAAATTTATTTCCACAGCGCCAGTGGCAGCTACCCTATGGCTGACAATCACAGCAGGTATTTTGATTGAATTCAACCGCTTTTTCCCAGATCTACTTTTCCACCCACTGCCATAACTAGAAAATGAGATTCTAGGACAATTCTCTAAAATTGTTTAGTTAGTCTATTTAGCCTAACTAGACAATATCATCACCTAAATAGGCAGTAAAAATAGTTTTTTGAAACTCGCGATTCTGTTTACATATCGCGAGTTTCACAGTTTTCAAATGAGCTAAATTAATTTTTCTAAACTTCCTAAGAAAAAGACATCTTTAGCTACAATTATTATTAATATAAAAATGCCACCATTTTAATTGAGAGGCGAACATAAAAATATGGCGCAAGCAGTAGATGCATCAAAAAATAACCCCAGCGATCCAAGAAATCAGGAAGTTGTTTTTCCTGCATTTGGCGATCCACAGCTAGGTAACCTAGAAACCCCGGTTAATTCTTCTCGCTTGATCGCGGAGTTCATTAGGAATTTACCTGCTTACCGTCCTGGTTTAACTCCTTCCAGACGGGGATTAGAAGTTGGTATGGCTCATGGTTACTGGCTGTTTGGGCCTTTTGCCAAATTGGGTCCACTGCGAGATACAGCTAATGCTAACTTAGCTGGATTACTAGGAGCGATCGGTTTAGTTGTTCTTCTGACCGGCGCCCTATCCCTGTACTCCAATAGTAATCCTCCAAAGGCACTTGCTAGTGTTACTGTACCCAATCCTCCAGCAGATGCTTTTAACTCTAAAGAAAGCTGGAATAACTTTGCCAGTTCTTTCTTAATTGGTGGTATTGGTGGTGCAGTAGTTGCTTACTTTTTGACTGGTAATTTGCAACTAATTCAAGGTTTATTTGGTTAATTTAGTTATTAGTCATTAGTCATTGGTCATTGGCCATTTGTCATTGGTTAGTGGTTACAAACAAAAAATGACAAATAACAAAGTGTAAAGTCTTTTGCGATCGCAAAGCGTCTCGTAGAGAAGTTTCCGACCATCAGACGCCACTGAACAAGCCAGGAGACCCGTCCAACGCAGCGGCTCAACGGCACTTCCTTTAAGTGGGGGAACCCCTTAATGGACTGCCTTAATTTTGCCAAAAAGGACAAAAGACAAATAACAAAGGACACAGAGGTTTTTCTTTGTGTCCTTTGTTTATCAATGCTAGGGTGGGTATGTTGTTAAAAATGCTATGTTATTCA
It encodes the following:
- the tsaD gene encoding tRNA (adenosine(37)-N6)-threonylcarbamoyltransferase complex transferase subunit TsaD, translating into MTTVLAIETSCDETAVAIVKNRQVCSSIIASQIPVHQQYGGVVPEVASRQHLETINQAIAQALEQAKLDWGEIDGIAATCAPGLVGALLVGLTAGKTLAMVHNKAFLGVHHLEGHIYATYLSEPSLSPPFLSLLVSGGHTSLIFVKDCGIYETLGQTRDDAAGEAFDKVARLLKLGYPGGPVIDKLAQQGNPQAFALPEGKVSLPGGGFHRYDASFSGLKTAVLRLVQQLEKDGRQVPVADVAASFQDTVARSLTKRAIACALDYGLDTIAVGGGVAANSGLRKNLQAAAIQHNLRVLFPPLKFCTDNAAMIGCAAAEHLSSGHTSPLTLGVESRLALSQVMKLYQSEGR
- a CDS encoding Tic22 family protein — translated: MKSFVRWGATLGIAGSIFLGGLSGIGNLPGLGNLEAVALPQDQVVKKLQEVPVFTLTNPKGEFVVLSRNNQSKTVSQVGFFISKQDAQKFLDNRLKKENPQLASTLQVRPLSLADYYKIVLESKKKSDSVIYTLVPTQQQVASATSMVNANGKKVEQFNGIPLFVPKFKKDNSYLTIPLAKGNDRYIPFFFEKEQAVALLDEFKKAVPKEAENTEIQVVDLYGVMEALNTSNDPSINKIVLYPSRESINFIRSLAPNQSPAAPAPKK
- a CDS encoding GNAT family N-acetyltransferase, whose protein sequence is MGFWKTWFSTPESVATTRTNPFEEHTAQTAGNSSPGSVSEASSKEARIVFSTERDIDLYELEELCDAVGWSRRPLRKVKKAIEHSFLVASMWQVRGNQKRLIGFARATSDHAFNATIWDVVVHPDFQSQGLGKALMKYVLKKLRSEEISNVTLFADPHVVDFYRTMGFMPDPEGIKGMFWYPH
- the prmC gene encoding peptide chain release factor N(5)-glutamine methyltransferase, whose protein sequence is MGEKHLIVSGLQLWQWRNAALVAAIATDVPPTEVDWLLLEVAGLDRLALRLESFKNWPQIQMQLPLEELDQLWQRRLNERLPVQYITKATPWRQFKIAVSNAVLIPRPETECLIDLAVAVAGNASGHWADLGTGSGAIAIGLADVLPKATIHAVDYSVEALAIAQANAQNLGFADRIRFYQGSWWEPLAFLKGQFSGMVSNPPYIPTSTLPSLQPEVVKHEPHLALDGGADGLDCIRHLIEISPSYLQPGGVWLIEMMAGQADAVRELLQNQGNYSNIQIHADLAGIERFALAYVN
- a CDS encoding CARDB domain-containing protein yields the protein MFETSPQANSFDPINDLFNVNTGISGLGILDKSQSTISTNEHPQSLGLDFNEIQQGINSYTTISISELSNSNFVINPTSVASLKAVNNAGVDPLTGSALSQENNSIAAQAFAAALLPDLIVQNTVSAPTSAAAGSTIQVSYQIENQGYASADYSYTKFYLSKDLYIGSDDTFLGYDYVTSIPSGYYSPESTTLTIDQSVGAGSYYLVYEADGYDYVAESNENNNAVAGLITITKPDLTISSISATSGTAGNYLNFSYNIKNQGNASAGYSYTAFYLSKDTILDSSDTYLTYDYVNSLSAGTTSLESASVYLDSSLSSGTYYLFAEADGWDDVAESNENNNLVYKTITITKPDLVISSISATSGIAGNYLNFSYNIKNQGTGGAGYSYSAFYLSKDTTLDSSDTYLTYDYVNSLSAGTTSLESASVYLDASLSAGTYYLFVQADGWNYVAESNENNNLAYKAITVNKPDLVISSISATSGTAGSYLNFSYNIKNQGTGSAGYSYSAFYLSKDNKLDSSDTYLDYDYVSSLTAGTTSTESASVYLDSSLSAGTYYLFAEADGWDYVAENNENNNLAYKAITIGSPKQDLVITSISATSGTAGSYLNFSYNIKNQGTASAGYSYTAFYLSTDAKLDSSDIYLDYDHVSSLSAGVSSNRSASVYLDSSLKSGTYYLFAAADDWDDVAESNENNNIAYKAITIGGAAKPDLVISSISATSGTSGSNLNFTYKIKNQGTATANSNSTQFYLSKDTALDSSDTYLGSDSVSSLAAGVSSSESASVALASTLASGTYYLIAKADGGSTISESNENNNLAYQAITITAPAKPDLIISSITASSGVAGTNLSFTYKIKNQGTVSASGSSTGFYLSKNTTFDSSDIYLGLDTVSSLAAGVTNTESASVALSSTLISGTYYLFAKADGENKISESNENNNLAYQTITIKGSDGGADWYSDNLQDAGLIDLTRTLAGDGNLSRNDMISLFRNAKDGAVIDAKELTDLRTIVSNATRFTMQDHVRVLSNYVVNGNPANQWWTGGATTRTALGNLFAGSSDTQLEKLIGKWFLGSDRPNPLSQGDIARGDEGINAGDKTYRAVSGSLFQNGISADDINQGAAGTCYYLATLSSIALEKPSYIQNMFIDNGDNTYTVRFFNNGVANYVTVDKYLPTDSFGQLVYASSGQSYNDSTNELWVALAEKAYAQLAESGWSRPDNVSNGYGSIDGGWMDYVIEQVTGLSATFQEIANMNKTQLINLVNTNQILTAGFVYGAGYGVVNSHAYTITAYNATTGKFHLRNPWGNTDADVTWEQLLSLKAIIIWSNT
- a CDS encoding alpha/beta fold hydrolase, giving the protein MATIEILGVPHAYELTAPTSCPDALVFIHGWLNSRGYWQPVISRLSDDLQCLSYDLRGFGESQSQVKTDFSRAQTSVSLMPISSDGVGSPFDSLYTPAAYAQDLAILLEQLNITSAWLIGHSLGGTIALWGADQMPECVKGVICINAGGGIYLKEAFEQFRSAGQKFLQIRPRWLSQVPLIDLLFTRASVARPLERYWARQRVIDFVVADPEAALGALLDSTTEEEINRLPELVSQLKQPVYFLAGAEDKVMEPKYVRHLASFHRLFQYCGDNVLEIPNCGHLAMLEQPDAVADYIRSIVKSQ